Within Malus domestica chromosome 04, GDT2T_hap1, the genomic segment CCTTTAAAAACTAGGTCGAAACGAACAGTCGTTCATATACATCCAAACCCTAACAACATCGGTTCAAGTGCGTGACCAGAGGTATCTTTTGCGTGCAGTAAAGGAGGGAAAAGGCCTACACATCTGTACCCGGTGATGTCAAAAGTAACGTACCACCGAAATGGAATATTGGCAACAAAATTTTCCACCGTGCCTGAAGCTGCATCGAAACGGGATCATGCATCCAACAGTTTGTCATTGGTTGAAACCATATAGGTATTACTTGGCTCTATTTACAGCTGCACAACATGTGATTAAGAGTAGATTATTGGAAGTAATCAAGGGTTTATTAAATTCTTAATCATGATTAGGTAGCTAAAGATGTCACAAAGTACCTCACTTTTCCCCAACTTTATATCCTTCCTTAAATATTAAATGCACATCTCCATACAAGCTGCCGGATGTCCATTTAGCCCGTCCCCCATACCCTCTTTTTCTATACAAAAAGACACCCCACAGCTTCTCAACATGTCTTCCATCCCAGTACTATTTTCGCTCAAAGTCTTTTAACTTCATAATTCTGATAGGATACTCTGATCTGGTATGATCGCCTCAGTTTCTTTACTGTGAGCTGGTATGTCACCTTATCTTATGTACATAACTGAAAGAAGAATCCTAGTCTTTTTTTCTCCTATTGATTCTTGTCAAGTATGAATTTTAGCGACGAAACAGTAAGTCCGTCAAGCTGCTCTTCGATCCACTTCGCCAGGACCAGCTAAAAAGGGGTCTCCGATTCGGATAACATCCACTcgcataaacaaaataaaaatatgctctctccatgtccttttctaGCTGGAATCTTCACAACAATTATGTGacttaaaacaacaacaaaaccctTTCCTGTTCTTCCCAGAACTCTCCAACTGCAAATCCCTCCACTTCCTCTCTTCTTTTTACTTTCTTCCCTTTCTTCAACCATGCATCGACATCTCCTCGGAACAGAGGTTAACACGGCGGCGCCGTTGTCCAATGGAAACAGAGCCGCCGATTCGTACGTTAGCGAGGCCAAGTTCGACACCAACATGGTGATCATATTGGCTGCCTTATTGTGTGCTTTGATATGCGCACTTGGTCTCAATTCGTTCGTCCGCTGCGCCCTCCGCTGCAGCCACAGGTTCGCTCTCGAGACGCCGGAGCAGGCGGCTGCGCAGTTGGCCGCCACCGGCTTGAAGAAGAGGCATTTAAGGCAAATCCCAATTGCGGTGTACGGCTCCGGCGTGAATATTCCGGCCACCGAATGCCCCATCTGTCTTGCGGAGTTCGAAGACGGAGAAAAAGTTCGAGTCTTGCCGAAATGCCATCACGGATTCCACGTGAGGTGCATAGACACGTGGCTTTTGTCGCACTCGTCGTGCCCGAATTGTCGGCATTCGCTGCTGAGTACTAGTTCTGCTGCCCCGGCCGCCGCTGCTGTTGCGGCTGCAGATTCAACCCAAGAAGCTAATGCGGCGGCGGAGGGGTCATCGGCAGCCGCCACCAACGAGTCCAGCCAGCAAGGTGGCAGAGTAGTCGTAGTGGTTGAGCAGGGGACTTAAACTTTGCCAATTGGCCAAAAGTCATAAActtttattgttttatgaaatttaTGGATCTAATTTTGTGGAGGCCAATCAGCAATTAGGAAATAATGGGAGTTtttcacttttatttatttaatatatcATACAAAGAGCAGTCTGAGTTCATATCACTATGATGAACTATGTCTTCTGATGCACTTCTCTGATCATATGTATATTTCAGTTGATAATTAATCAAATCAAAAATCAAATGAACCAATGTTTATTAAGATTTGCAAATTCATAgtcaatttttaattaaacaaaGTTTGCGAGCAGAACCTTCGACAGGTTTGGAAGTTCTCATATAGGGATAAGCACTAAGGTCAGTGAGATCAAAATATACGAGGAGGACATTCCTTTGTAAGTGGTTTATGGATGACGTGTCTATGCACCAAATTTTTCTTGAATTGGAGGAACACTAAACAATGAATGAAATGGACACTAAATTGCATTATATGTTTATTATTTAGTGTCATGAAATTGGGTAGAAGAAC encodes:
- the LOC103408501 gene encoding RING-H2 finger protein ATL74 is translated as MHRHLLGTEVNTAAPLSNGNRAADSYVSEAKFDTNMVIILAALLCALICALGLNSFVRCALRCSHRFALETPEQAAAQLAATGLKKRHLRQIPIAVYGSGVNIPATECPICLAEFEDGEKVRVLPKCHHGFHVRCIDTWLLSHSSCPNCRHSLLSTSSAAPAAAAVAAADSTQEANAAAEGSSAAATNESSQQGGRVVVVVEQGT